From the Bacillota bacterium genome, one window contains:
- the mgtE gene encoding magnesium transporter, giving the protein MNKERIMELLEQKKLMLLKAELLEERTPDIAEFLDELDPKTALMVFRMLPKETAVDVFAYLDSETQKNISQLVNEHELKAILDELFFDDMIDFLEEMPANVVKKILQNTTETRRSLINQFLNYPDNSVGSIMTIEFVDLKKEMTVKAALEKIRRIALEKETIYTCYVMDGERHLEGMVSLKDLVISDPEKKIAEIMREDLVSVTTFDSDEEAAALMQRYNLLALPVVDHENRLVGIVTFDDMMDALEDAVTEDIHRMATVGELNTSVVNAKPWMLLKSRLPWLLVLVFVNILSGAGMAFFEDTIQSIVALVFFLPLLIDSAGNAGSQSSALIIRSMAVGDVELEDWAKLLRKELAVAIPLGLLLGLASSLIGIIRADVGVALVVGLSMAVVVLVGSLVGLLLPFLLKKLNLDPATASGPLVTSIADIMGVMIYFSIATWYFGL; this is encoded by the coding sequence TTGAACAAGGAAAGAATCATGGAGCTTTTGGAGCAGAAAAAACTCATGCTGCTGAAAGCTGAACTATTGGAGGAGAGAACCCCAGATATTGCTGAGTTCCTGGATGAGCTGGATCCGAAAACAGCGCTGATGGTTTTCCGGATGCTGCCAAAGGAAACAGCTGTGGATGTATTCGCGTATCTTGACAGTGAAACTCAAAAAAACATCTCCCAGCTGGTCAACGAGCATGAGTTAAAAGCAATACTTGATGAGCTCTTTTTCGACGATATGATTGACTTTCTGGAAGAGATGCCGGCTAATGTAGTCAAAAAGATTCTCCAGAATACCACTGAAACTAGGCGGAGTCTGATCAACCAGTTTCTCAATTATCCGGATAATTCGGTGGGCAGCATTATGACCATCGAGTTTGTCGATTTGAAAAAAGAAATGACAGTGAAAGCCGCTCTGGAGAAAATCCGCCGCATAGCCCTGGAAAAGGAAACAATCTATACCTGCTATGTGATGGATGGAGAGCGGCATCTAGAAGGAATGGTTTCTTTAAAAGATCTGGTAATCAGCGACCCGGAGAAAAAGATAGCGGAGATTATGCGTGAGGATTTGGTATCCGTTACCACTTTCGATAGTGATGAGGAAGCCGCTGCATTAATGCAGAGGTATAATCTGCTGGCTCTTCCTGTGGTAGATCACGAGAATCGGCTGGTTGGTATCGTTACATTTGACGACATGATGGATGCGCTGGAAGACGCGGTCACAGAAGACATCCATAGAATGGCGACAGTCGGCGAGCTTAATACCAGCGTTGTTAATGCTAAACCGTGGATGCTGTTGAAAAGCCGCCTGCCTTGGCTCCTAGTGCTGGTGTTTGTGAACATTCTATCCGGAGCAGGAATGGCTTTCTTTGAGGATACCATCCAGTCGATAGTGGCCTTAGTTTTCTTTCTCCCGCTTTTGATCGACAGCGCCGGAAACGCCGGTTCCCAATCTTCAGCATTGATTATCCGCTCCATGGCGGTAGGCGATGTTGAACTGGAGGATTGGGCAAAACTGCTTCGCAAAGAACTGGCTGTTGCAATTCCCTTAGGCCTGCTTTTAGGATTAGCCAGCAGCCTAATTGGTATAATCAGAGCAGATGTGGGAGTGGCATTAGTTGTTGGATTGTCGATGGCTGTGGTAGTTTTGGTTGGCAGTCTTGTCGGTTTGCTGCTGCCTTTTCTCTTAAAGAAATTAAACTTAGACCCGGCCACTGCCAGTGGGCCGTTAGTAACATCAATTGCCGATATTATGGGGGTGATGATCTATTTCTCGATCGCGACTTGGTACTTTGGTCTATAG
- a CDS encoding Gfo/Idh/MocA family oxidoreductase, translating to MHKIRLGIIGTGLAFERLHYPALQELKDHYEIAAVCDRNPEKLEKWRNRLGLEPADTYTDFREMLNRPDIDAVDILVPIEANFSVTEAAAKAGKPIICEKPLAPTRKQAEAARELPKKYGVPILIAENYRYDEEINIIRDLVRTRAIGEVYYFIYNRVIDFPEDMKTDSFAATEWRQHPQFPGGAILDTGVHDIAALRHIFGAVEFVHAFGVPQAEDFAPYTVVQAHLKFKNGIIGQFSFFTAGKEMQRPLIGLRIFGSNGMIYLEESSCGTVNVAYNDGESRQIPYQPNRGFYNELLNFYKAAIGEEPISVPPEMEFGDTETIFAILESVRTGETAAVDRTSAYELV from the coding sequence GTGCATAAGATCAGACTCGGCATTATTGGAACGGGATTGGCTTTTGAGCGCCTCCACTATCCTGCTCTGCAGGAACTAAAGGATCACTATGAAATAGCGGCTGTCTGCGATCGCAATCCTGAAAAGCTGGAAAAATGGCGCAATCGCTTAGGGCTTGAACCTGCTGATACCTACACAGATTTCCGTGAAATGCTGAACCGCCCTGATATCGATGCCGTTGACATTCTCGTTCCAATTGAAGCAAACTTCAGCGTAACAGAAGCCGCTGCCAAAGCCGGTAAACCAATCATCTGCGAGAAACCGCTGGCTCCAACGCGAAAGCAGGCAGAAGCTGCCCGCGAACTGCCGAAAAAATACGGTGTTCCGATTTTGATCGCAGAAAATTACCGCTACGACGAAGAAATAAATATCATCCGCGACTTAGTGCGCACTAGAGCAATCGGTGAAGTCTACTACTTCATCTACAACAGAGTGATTGATTTTCCTGAAGACATGAAAACAGATTCATTTGCTGCGACAGAGTGGCGGCAGCACCCGCAATTCCCAGGTGGCGCAATTTTGGATACCGGTGTTCATGACATTGCGGCGCTGCGCCATATTTTCGGCGCAGTTGAATTTGTCCATGCCTTTGGAGTGCCTCAGGCAGAAGACTTTGCCCCGTATACAGTTGTTCAGGCACATTTAAAATTTAAAAATGGCATTATTGGACAATTTTCATTCTTCACAGCCGGAAAAGAAATGCAGCGTCCGCTGATCGGACTGAGGATTTTTGGCAGCAATGGGATGATTTATCTGGAAGAGTCTTCCTGCGGTACGGTTAACGTAGCCTATAATGATGGAGAAAGCAGGCAGATTCCCTATCAACCTAATCGCGGCTTTTATAATGAACTGCTCAACTTTTACAAAGCCGCGATCGGTGAGGAACCGATCTCTGTACCGCCGGAGATGGAGTTTGGGGATACCGAAACCATATTTGCAATTCTAGAATCGGTTAGAACTGGAGAGACAGCAGCTGTAGACCGCACAAGCGCATACGAGCTGGTTTAG
- the ltaE gene encoding low-specificity L-threonine aldolase has product MRKIDLRSDTVTHPTERMRELMSQASVGDDVYQEDPTVNQLESEAAALLGKEAALFISSGTMGNLLALMSHTQPGDEVILEAESHIYHYEVGGISRIAGLIPRVIPGKRGMFTAEELRQTLRPADIHYPQTSLVCLENTHNRSGGQVLPQKEVIRVADTAREAGLKLHLDGARIFNAAAASGVPVQNLAEPFDSVMFCLSKGLAAPVGSVLVGSEEFIARARKFRKMLGGGMRQAGILAAAGLESIHVMTKRLADDHRRAQRLADGLSALPGFRTAAEVQTNIVMLDITNPDLTAQQLVKFWAEADIVAVPRSEYGVRLVTHYQITDNDIDYVISETKKIVEQLSK; this is encoded by the coding sequence ATGCGGAAAATTGATCTGAGAAGCGATACTGTTACCCACCCAACGGAGCGGATGCGGGAGCTGATGAGCCAAGCCTCTGTTGGAGATGATGTTTATCAGGAAGACCCCACTGTGAATCAGCTGGAATCAGAAGCTGCCGCATTATTAGGGAAAGAAGCAGCCTTATTCATATCCAGCGGCACAATGGGCAATCTGCTGGCACTGATGAGCCACACTCAGCCCGGTGATGAGGTAATCTTAGAGGCAGAATCCCACATTTACCACTATGAGGTTGGCGGAATCAGCCGCATTGCTGGTCTGATTCCCCGAGTTATTCCCGGGAAAAGGGGAATGTTTACCGCGGAGGAGCTGCGGCAGACGCTTAGACCCGCTGACATTCACTATCCCCAGACATCGCTGGTGTGTTTGGAAAATACCCATAATCGATCTGGGGGGCAGGTGCTGCCGCAGAAAGAAGTAATCAGAGTGGCCGATACAGCCCGGGAAGCCGGATTGAAACTGCATTTAGATGGAGCGCGGATTTTTAACGCGGCTGCTGCTAGCGGCGTGCCAGTTCAAAACTTGGCTGAGCCTTTTGACTCAGTTATGTTCTGTCTTTCCAAAGGTTTAGCCGCGCCGGTTGGTTCTGTTTTAGTCGGCAGCGAGGAGTTTATTGCTCGAGCGCGGAAATTTCGCAAAATGCTCGGCGGCGGAATGCGGCAGGCTGGAATTCTGGCAGCGGCAGGTTTAGAAAGCATCCATGTGATGACTAAACGCTTAGCTGATGATCACCGCCGTGCTCAGCGCTTAGCGGATGGGCTTAGTGCACTGCCCGGTTTTAGAACTGCCGCGGAAGTACAGACCAATATTGTAATGCTCGATATTACTAACCCGGATCTGACAGCTCAGCAGCTTGTTAAATTTTGGGCAGAGGCAGATATAGTAGCGGTGCCGCGTTCGGAGTATGGAGTGCGTCTGGTTACCCATTACCAGATCACAGATAATGATATTGACTATGTAATCAGCGAAACAAAGAAAATTGTGGAACAGCTGTCCAAGTGA
- a CDS encoding heavy-metal-associated domain-containing protein: MTKKVYIEGMSCGHCANRVEKALLELPGVKSVNVNLEDKFAEVTADTFPAEEAIKDAISDAGYDVVGIE; encoded by the coding sequence ATGACTAAGAAAGTTTATATAGAGGGTATGTCCTGCGGGCACTGCGCCAATCGGGTTGAAAAAGCGCTGCTGGAGCTGCCCGGGGTTAAATCAGTTAATGTTAACCTGGAGGATAAATTTGCAGAAGTTACAGCAGATACTTTCCCAGCTGAAGAGGCAATCAAAGATGCGATCAGCGATGCTGGGTATGATGTAGTCGGAATCGAATAA
- a CDS encoding MerR family transcriptional regulator: protein MEYTVKELGDLAGVSGRTLRYYDQIGILKPARINESGYRIYGPEQVDLLQQILFYRELGVELKEIKAIISAPSFNKVTALHQHRNKLLEKRRELDLLIANVEQSIAAHERGMSMSDSEKFAGFKRRLVAENEEKYGEEAREKYGDEAVNRSNQQFLNMTEEQYTEFEQLGAQLIETLKQAYAAGDPGSKLAQEAAELHRRWLTFAWGGTYNKESHAGVVQMYVDDPRFTEFYDQHQSGLTEFLRDAVLIYTSKL from the coding sequence TTGGAATACACCGTGAAAGAATTAGGGGATTTAGCTGGTGTCAGCGGCAGAACACTCCGCTACTATGATCAAATAGGGATTCTTAAGCCGGCAAGAATCAATGAATCAGGGTATCGGATTTATGGACCGGAACAGGTTGATCTGCTGCAGCAGATACTTTTTTACCGGGAGCTTGGTGTTGAGTTAAAGGAAATCAAAGCGATTATCAGTGCTCCGAGTTTTAACAAGGTGACAGCCCTCCACCAGCACCGCAACAAACTCCTAGAAAAACGCAGAGAATTAGATCTGCTCATTGCAAATGTGGAGCAGTCTATCGCTGCGCATGAAAGGGGAATGAGTATGTCTGACAGCGAGAAATTTGCAGGCTTTAAAAGGAGATTGGTAGCTGAAAACGAGGAAAAGTATGGAGAAGAAGCTCGGGAGAAATATGGGGATGAAGCAGTAAATCGTTCCAATCAGCAGTTTTTAAACATGACAGAGGAGCAGTATACCGAGTTTGAACAATTAGGCGCTCAGCTGATTGAAACCTTGAAGCAAGCCTATGCTGCAGGAGATCCAGGCAGTAAACTAGCTCAAGAAGCGGCAGAACTTCACCGCAGGTGGCTGACATTTGCATGGGGTGGAACTTACAACAAAGAGTCACACGCAGGTGTAGTGCAGATGTATGTGGATGATCCCAGATTTACGGAGTTCTATGACCAGCATCAATCAGGACTTACCGAGTTTCTCCGGGATGCGGTTCTAATCTATACAAGTAAGTTATAA
- a CDS encoding DUF456 family protein: MSVLIWILIAVCFVLGFVGLVVPVLPSVVMVWVGAGLYHWLISSDSLTWWTWSSFIVLTILIVLADHLANTYFVRKFGGTRLGAAAAAIGVMIGCFVIPPLGLIIVPFLLVTAVELLQGKTFNNALEVGLGTVLAFLGSSLSKAVMQLIMVVIFIIDVVV, translated from the coding sequence GTGTCGGTGTTAATCTGGATTCTGATCGCGGTTTGTTTTGTGCTGGGGTTCGTAGGTTTGGTTGTACCGGTTTTGCCAAGCGTAGTTATGGTCTGGGTTGGTGCAGGACTCTACCACTGGCTGATCAGCAGTGATAGTTTGACGTGGTGGACTTGGAGCAGTTTTATAGTGCTGACGATTTTAATAGTGCTTGCGGATCACCTGGCAAATACCTATTTTGTCCGCAAATTCGGTGGGACGCGGTTGGGAGCTGCTGCGGCTGCAATCGGGGTGATGATTGGCTGTTTTGTGATTCCTCCCCTAGGTTTGATAATCGTCCCTTTTCTGCTGGTAACAGCAGTGGAACTGCTTCAGGGCAAGACCTTTAACAATGCGCTTGAGGTGGGTTTGGGAACTGTTCTCGCTTTTTTAGGAAGCTCGCTCAGCAAAGCAGTAATGCAGCTGATCATGGTGGTAATTTTTATTATTGATGTGGTTGTTTAG